Sequence from the Helianthus annuus cultivar XRQ/B chromosome 13, HanXRQr2.0-SUNRISE, whole genome shotgun sequence genome:
AGGTATAAGGAGCATTTTAATTTTGTTCTATGCAATATGCATAAAGATGTAAGGTAGAGAGAAttgaagaaggatactggtactTTGGTCTGAAGTATTGGGACATTGTATGAAGCAGCAGGCAAGCTTGACCCCATGCAGCATTTATCTCATCCCACTCAACCTAAGTAAGTGTTTCTCACAATTGCAACCAGTTAGCTAACAAAGATTTAAACATCTTGACAGCAAGCAAGCCCACCAATTTGATTATAAGTGCAAGCAACATACTGGAATTTTAGGCAGTCTTCCCAGCCTGAAATTGTTAATTGTTCCAAATTCTCCATCATACCAAATTGGAAATGCATCATTCAGGACATTCGTTCTCTTCAGAAGTTCTAAATGTGCTTGTGAAACTTCTATTTTCGCCAATATTGCATCTCTCTCTTCCTGCCACAAACAACAAACAGACTTTAATATTACAAAGGTCAAAGAAAGCAACCAACTGCCTAACATATAATATTATATCTGATTCCATGGCCACTGCAAAGAAATGCCATGTGATATCACATGGACATAAAACATAACAAATACGAGCCTCTGGTTGCATTTACTACACCCACTTTTCAGTACCAACTTATGCATGGCTGCAGCTTATTCAAGACCTTAAAGTGCCAAAGATTCATATCAAATACAAACTCCCTCAGATATACTGTCATTATTAACATTCGTAGAGAATAGGATTGGCTGCACTCACCTGATGGGATATCAACTGAAACTGGAAATTATTGAACTCATGCCAATACctgatacaaaaaaaaaaaaatcaaacacagTCGGTAACCCTTTACACAGATGATGATGGTATTGAGTCCTGTTGAATAATGTCAAACGCAACTTACCGTTCCTCCAACTCTTTAAAGCGATTAGATTTAAGTTCAAGTTCCTTTAGTTCGCCAGTTACTTGACTACACTGTTTTTCGGTCTCTTGGATTGCTGCTTCAAGTTTACGTTCTTCTTCTTCTATCTTCAATAGCATTTAAAACAAGATATGagtataaaaaaaaaaccctgcAATGAGTTTATCAAAAAAGTCAAGAGATTGTGTGTATGACCTTTAGTTTTTCTCTCAAAAAGTCAGCTTCGGTAAGCAGATTGCGTGGCTCTCCCTCCAATCGCTGAAGGCAGGCTTCATATGCCTTAATATCAGTGTTGACATCTTCAACCTCCTTATCAAGCTTATCAGATAATACCCTCATGCATTCCAGGCATAAAGGTTGCTCAACCTGTGTTTGGGTTGTGGCAATCTCAAATGCACGCTTTAAGACGGTTATGGTTGAGTGGAACCCAGAATTATTTGCACGTGCAGGAGCGGTACTCTCATCATGTGATGGAACATGTGTGGTCCCATCAGCAGACTTGTAGACAGATGCAGCAGGTGGAGGCAATACCACAAACGATTCTTCCATCGCCTTCACAGACTGCACCGGACGAGGAGGAATGCCAGGCTTTTGTTTTGGCAACACAACAAATGACTGATCCATGCGACTGCCTAACACACTCCCTGCTCCATGCATGGAAGATCCTGAATGTTTCAACTCATTATATTAATTGCCTCCATTTTCCAATCATACTCATATTAGTAATTACAACATCAAGCAACAAGCAGTTTCTATTCCTAACAAGTTAATTAAAACCCATGACACTACAAGCTCTTCCTCAAACTCCATGCCCAAACTAACTAGAATGAGGCAAGGTTTAAAAGTACGGAATCGTGCCTCGAGGCGTTTTctttcgcctcacgaggcgtacgCATCGAGACGAACCGAGGCggaattaaaatatatatataaaattaatcatcatataaaaaattaaatacaaaccaatttcatcatcaaatttatCAAAACCCATTGCTCAATTGGTGATGAGATTTGTTCAATCAGATTTGTAAAACATAGACCGCATCACACACATAGttgtcgatagcgaatagcgacaaatagcgacaaggcacctatacgctacgtagcgaatagcgacaaatagcgacggctattttgtaaatagcgattacactagaaaaagatttttgaaaatttttatatgtatattacatcaaaatacccttgtatatatgctattttacatgtatatttaacaaaaactaaTAGTTAGTGCAAAAAATGAGTTTCTGAACTGCAGTTTAATTGAACTCGTGCGTGtccgcacgtcctgcggacatgaatgcagctccgaaaacccgggccCGCGTGAGGCAGCTTTTGCACAATTTAACCTTCTGCCTTTTTAAGCAGATTATgcagttttttttattaaaaaatggcCCAAACGAGAGgtgaaaaactaaaaaaaaaaaatacctaaCTGTCGCTAACTTCGCCATTCGTCGCTAAGACCCATATAGCGACACTTGGTCGCAAggctacatagcgcgctatagcggtcgctatagccgctattaacaactatgatcACACATCAGCTGCAGCGATGTGATCTCATCATCGCATCATGCGCTCCGTATTCgtgcattttaaaaccaaggacTTATTAATAAAGAAGTGTTGGTGATTGATTAAAGAAAAAAACTGTATTTATATTTGCCTTTATGAAAAATAGACCTGGCATGGAATATTAATGTTGGACTGTATTTTAGGCTTTTAGTAATGGAAGGAGTAtgtattttgtttgttttacatCAGCTTGCTTACAAATGGTTTTATGGTGTACAGCCTACAGGGTCACCTTTTATGAAGAGAAAACCCCCTGCTCTGGTTAGCTTGTGTCTTGGAATAATAGGCAAGCATCTTGATGATATTATTGAGGATTTAGCGGTTTTAACCAGTTTCCCACCAGACATTAAGGTAGGTATCTTGGTTGTGTTATGATTATTAACATCTCAGTTGTACATAAAATTGCAGGTTCAGATATTTTAGTCTGTTAGTTTGGCATTGCAGATttgtatttaaaaaatatatattaactaTACAAAAAACTGGAATGATACACATGAGTTGCTTGTCAGAGATACTTgaggtttttttatttataaaaggattGTTGTGGTGTAGTCTGAATTGTTGAAATGAATGATCAACTTATCAGATGGCCGTTGCAAGAAGAAGAAAGTTGCTAGATGACGATGTCATCATTGCATTGGCAGAGAGCTCATGGGAGATTCTCGATTTATCAGATTCAGAAGTCACTGATATTGGCTTGTTGAAAGTGATAGAGATTTGCAAACATGTGAGAGCCATGGACATAAGGTGAAATTGGAATGTTAACTTATACCTAATTACTTTCGACTTTTTTATGCTATATGAATTCATACAGCTTTCATACGCAGTCATTGCAGCAACATCACATCATTTAGTGTTTCAGAACTTGTGAAGCATTGTCACTGTCTTGAGATATTGAGATGAGGGTATGTTGTTTTTATTTCTCGTTTCACTCTGTAATGATTTTAGTAATTTTTAAAACCCAAAATATTCGGTTTGAAATACCTCATAACAGGATATGAACACAGTTCATATTACAGAGGATGTCCAAGAAGTGAACATACTGCACGAAGCTCTTTAAGCTCCTTGAAACCAACGTTAAACAATGTTGAAGAGGATTCATGGGAGGAACTTGATACCACAGAGATTGTACTCGGAGCACAGTCGTTACGTTGGCTTGTATGGGTATGCATagcatttttattttttaacgtTATGTGCAGATCGATTTGGGTTATGATGTATCGCTAACTGGTCAAATGGGtaaagtaaaaagaaaaaaagaaactaGTTCAAAGAAGATAGACCAAGTGAGTTGAATGAACCCAAGTAGTCGAAAATCGTCCAAAGTGTTTTTCTAATGCATAACCTTCTAAATCATTTTATTACGAAAGAAAAGATGTCTATTGTAATGATATTTTTATTAATCATATAATAAGGTAGTTCAACACTTGGCAGTTGCTTAGTTTTAAAAGGTGCGCCTAGGCGCAACGCGCGCCCCTGCGCTTTTGGTAGCATAAGTAAAATATCTGCTTCATTATGTAATTTCTTGAAAACCTAGTCAGGTATTTGATCCTACATATCAGAGTCTACTGCATTTGTCTGTCCAGTAAGTAAAAGTAAACAGATGCTGCGTTTGTttgattttatttattataagTATGTTTTATTATGTTAAGAGGGTAATATTCGACGAGGGCCTAGGCTAGGGTTTATTCCTGTTGGAAATAATCCAGATCCTCGCATACTATACTATATTATACTACAGCAAAGCAGATGATCGAAATAAGaatttgatgatgaagaagaagaagaaaccctAACCCGGTCGGTAGGTGGAATCATCGACGCCGGTGATGGAGAGAGTATGATGGCAGTTTTGGCAGACCCACCGTGGAAGATTCGGGTCTACGGGCAAGGCCCGAGTCTTGTCCGCCGCCGCAACCATATTGTTACTGCTGCTCTTCTTCATCTCATATCATCTCCGATCCGATGATGATGATCAACACTGCATATGTTTCTTTCGTTCGTTCTTTCTTTGATTTTGGACGCAATCGATATACTATATACGACTTTCTTTGCCAATGTTACCATTCACACCCTCAACCATCTCATTTCACATTATTCCCCCTTTAAATGCAAAATTAAATACGAGGGAGTTGCGTTTACTTTTATATTCCTCACTACTATGATGTAATTTTAAACGTAACTAAATGCAAAATTAAATACGGAATTGCGTTTACTTTTATATTCCTCAACATTCTTCAACATTCTGATGTAATTTTTGGTGGAACAAAATTTATTCAAAGTAAAATATTTAAATTTATTCAAAGTAAAACATCTTTTGGTATCGTAAGGTATACCAAGTGCGCTAGTATTGTATCGGTAGGTAACAAACCAATCGATACAGCTAGAATAACATCGGTACCAGTATCCAGGGGTGCAGCTTTCAAGGGGACGGGGGGCGTCtgaacccccccccctcccccaacttttcgctcagtagtgttatgtatgtacgtttcgtatagaattttttaggtatatacgttttcgaccccctggttttataaaaaaaaagttacttGTGTAGCCcaaataaattatttatatagCCTAAATAATTATATTTGGGTCCAAATATTGTATTTGTAAACATGTTTGGAAGAATGAATTTTTTGTGGCCCAATTGCCAAATAACTATAGCCCAAATAGAAAGTCCaccttatttaaaaaaaaattgctaACTGGCTACGCTGCTTGTTCGACTTCGAGTGATTCTTCTTCGATTTTCATAAGGTATGTGTTTTTAatctttaggtttaatttaggGTTGCAATATATGTAATTTAGGTTGAAATTATGGGTGAAATTAGGGCCGATTTTTTGCCATAAACTTGTTGGATCTTTCTGTAATTATGtctatttttatttgtttaatcttaATGTGATTTAGATAGAAACTAGAGGTTGAAATTTAGGGTGATTTGTTAACTTGTTGTGTTATTAGATTATGCTATAGGGAAGTATAAAAGCACAACTTCTTTTTTcaaaagaaagaatgaagaacACGTAGAGGGAATTGATGATGAAAACAACGAGATTAAACGTCAAAAAGCTTCAAcaagtgaaccagttaatgaagcgAATCAAAACATTCAACAAGAGCATGATATTCCTCAAAATCCGATTAACATCAATGAAGTGGGTGTTAGTAGTCTAGAAAGAGATACCCATAAGCGTCTCGGAATGTGGAATATCCGGTTAATATAAAGGAGCAAGTAAGACTAGCTTACATATCATTAGGAGTTTATCAAATAAAGTTTGAAGAGTATAAGCCTAGAACTATAATTGCAGATAACTTTGATTCGGAGTCTATAGTTGAAGAATTCGAAAATCTTAAAGGAAGACGAACAGAACTATAATTCTTCATCCAGCTAAACCGGGTACCCATCTTCCTCTCCTTTTTAGTGTTTTGGTGTCTTAGTTTAGttgtttgttaaacaatgtttactttttaaagtttgagaacgttttttatttgatattaatgtttgacTCTACCCTACCCTACCCGAATTGAATCACCGACGTCCGACCCGAACATATCTCCTCGAAACAAAGCGATAAAAAAAATTTAGGTctggtgacttccgacccccggtgggaattttcaagcttcgccattgCC
This genomic interval carries:
- the LOC110891472 gene encoding beclin-1-like protein isoform X2, with amino-acid sequence MKKSSSNNMVAAADKTRALPVDPNLPRWVCQNCHHTLSITGVDDSTYRPGSSMHGAGSVLGSRMDQSFVVLPKQKPGIPPRPVQSVKAMEESFVVLPPPAASVYKSADGTTHVPSHDESTAPARANNSGFHSTITVLKRAFEIATTQTQVEQPLCLECMRVLSDKLDKEVEDVNTDIKAYEACLQRLEGEPRNLLTEADFLREKLKIEEEERKLEAAIQETEKQCSQVTGELKELELKSNRFKELEERYWHEFNNFQFQLISHQEERDAILAKIEVSQAHLELLKRTNVLNDAFPIWYDGEFGTINNFRLGRLPKIPVEWDEINAAWGQACLLLHTMSQYFRPKYQYRIKILPMGSYPRIMDTGNNTYELTLQNLQTPRIKKITYQLINVSSFRIR
- the LOC110891472 gene encoding beclin-1-like protein isoform X1 — its product is MKKSSSNNMVAAADKTRALPVDPNLPRWVCQNCHHTLSITGVDDSTYRPGSSMHGAGSVLGSRMDQSFVVLPKQKPGIPPRPVQSVKAMEESFVVLPPPAASVYKSADGTTHVPSHDESTAPARANNSGFHSTITVLKRAFEIATTQTQVEQPLCLECMRVLSDKLDKEVEDVNTDIKAYEACLQRLEGEPRNLLTEADFLREKLKIEEEERKLEAAIQETEKQCSQVTGELKELELKSNRFKELEERYWHEFNNFQFQLISHQEERDAILAKIEVSQAHLELLKRTNVLNDAFPIWYDGEFGTINNFRLGRLPKIPVEWDEINAAWGQACLLLHTMSQYFRPKYQYRIKILPMGSYPRIMDTGNNTYELFGPVNLFWSTRYDKAMTLFLTCLKDFAEFANSKDKENNIPADKCFKLPYKIENDKVESYSITQSFNKQESWTKALKYTLCNLKWALYWFVGNTNFQPLLSQVPSSSSSTSLYRKQQGSKTS